Proteins from one Chitinophaga oryzae genomic window:
- a CDS encoding 23S rRNA (pseudouridine(1915)-N(3))-methyltransferase RlmH has product MKIQLWSIGKEHDPYIREGMAVFQKRLQHYVDFEVKLIPTVKQAASLSVPELKKQEAKIILDLLQPTDYLLALDERGKMMTTVQFSEFLQQRTNAGTRQLIILIGGAFGIDQSVLQRSQLQLSLSPLTFPHQLVRLIFTEQLYRAYTVLNREKYHHQ; this is encoded by the coding sequence GTGAAAATTCAACTCTGGAGCATCGGAAAGGAGCATGACCCCTACATTCGGGAGGGCATGGCCGTCTTCCAAAAAAGGTTACAGCATTACGTGGATTTTGAGGTGAAGCTGATCCCTACGGTCAAACAGGCCGCCAGTTTATCGGTACCTGAACTGAAAAAGCAGGAGGCTAAAATCATCCTCGACCTGTTGCAACCGACCGACTATCTGCTGGCGCTGGATGAACGCGGGAAAATGATGACGACCGTACAGTTTTCAGAATTCCTGCAGCAGCGCACCAATGCCGGCACGCGGCAACTGATCATCCTGATAGGCGGCGCCTTCGGCATCGACCAGTCCGTGCTGCAACGGTCGCAGCTGCAGCTGTCCCTGTCGCCGCTCACCTTTCCGCATCAGCTGGTGCGGCTCATTTTTACCGAACAACTGTATCGTGCCTATACGGTATTAAACAGGGAAAAATATCATCATCAATAG
- a CDS encoding class I lanthipeptide — protein MKKVKAGSVKKLLLGKISIAALSNEKQAGIVGGATLPSDCMCATQAIICNTRTTCQTARC, from the coding sequence ATGAAAAAAGTAAAAGCCGGCTCCGTAAAAAAATTGTTGCTGGGAAAAATCAGTATCGCTGCTTTAAGCAATGAAAAGCAGGCAGGGATAGTTGGCGGCGCTACACTGCCGAGCGACTGTATGTGTGCCACGCAGGCTATCATCTGTAATACCAGGACCACCTGTCAGACTGCCAGATGTTAA
- a CDS encoding class I lanthipeptide, with product MKKKKLNLPKLSLNKEVIGQLSQDKIMGGATVLENTCRRSCFQSCITCFVTCLNCVTLDVSCPVTACK from the coding sequence ATGAAAAAGAAAAAACTGAACCTTCCCAAACTTTCATTGAACAAAGAAGTCATCGGCCAGTTGTCCCAGGATAAAATAATGGGCGGAGCAACGGTATTGGAGAACACCTGTCGCCGGTCGTGCTTTCAATCCTGCATCACCTGTTTTGTCACCTGTCTTAACTGCGTGACGCTGGACGTTTCCTGCCCGGTAACAGCCTGCAAATAA
- a CDS encoding electron transfer flavoprotein subunit alpha/FixB family protein: MSILIFADQAHGKIKKAALEAVQYGSKVAAQLGTTATALVLGPADNAELAALGNYGAAKVLHVADARLQEVESTVYTKIIAEAADKEGAAVIVFPHNFDGKAVAPRVAARLKAGLVAGAVSYPDTANGFVVKKTVFSGKAFANVNITSERKVIALTPNTFPAVAGSGTAAVEAFAPAINDADFKVKVIKTETVSGDIPLTEAEIIVSGGRGLKGPENWGILEDLAKALGAATASSRPVADAGWRPHHEHVGQTGLTVRPNLYVAIGISGAIQHLAGVNGSKVIVVINKDPEAPFFKAADYGIVGDAFEVVPKLTAAVKEFKGQ, encoded by the coding sequence ATGTCTATTTTAATATTTGCCGATCAGGCACACGGAAAAATCAAGAAAGCAGCACTGGAAGCAGTTCAATACGGATCAAAGGTAGCCGCCCAGCTGGGCACCACCGCTACGGCGCTGGTACTCGGTCCTGCGGACAACGCGGAACTGGCCGCCCTGGGCAACTATGGCGCTGCCAAAGTGTTGCATGTGGCCGATGCGCGGCTGCAGGAAGTGGAGAGCACCGTTTATACTAAAATCATTGCGGAAGCAGCCGATAAAGAAGGCGCAGCCGTGATCGTATTCCCGCACAACTTCGATGGCAAAGCGGTAGCACCCCGTGTGGCTGCCCGCCTGAAAGCCGGCCTGGTGGCTGGCGCCGTATCCTACCCGGACACAGCCAACGGCTTTGTGGTGAAAAAAACCGTATTCTCCGGTAAGGCTTTCGCCAACGTAAATATCACCTCCGAACGCAAAGTGATCGCACTGACGCCCAACACCTTCCCTGCCGTGGCCGGCTCCGGCACTGCTGCTGTGGAAGCTTTCGCGCCTGCCATCAATGATGCGGATTTTAAAGTAAAAGTCATTAAAACGGAAACCGTCAGCGGCGATATTCCGCTCACAGAAGCTGAGATCATCGTCAGCGGCGGCCGGGGCCTGAAAGGACCCGAAAACTGGGGTATCCTGGAAGACCTTGCCAAAGCGCTGGGTGCAGCCACGGCCAGCTCCCGCCCGGTAGCCGACGCCGGCTGGCGCCCGCATCATGAACACGTGGGCCAGACCGGTTTGACCGTACGCCCGAACCTGTACGTAGCGATCGGTATTTCCGGCGCCATACAGCACCTGGCAGGTGTGAACGGCAGCAAGGTGATCGTGGTGATCAACAAAGACCCTGAGGCACCTTTTTTCAAGGCCGCAGATTATGGCATAGTTGGTGATGCATTTGAAGTGGTACCGAAACTGACAGCCGCAGTCAAAGAATTCAAAGGTCAATAA
- the rplT gene encoding 50S ribosomal protein L20, whose translation MPRSVNAVASRARRKRILKQAKGFYGKRKNVYTVAKNVLEKGLTYSYVGRKLKKRNYRQLWIARINAAVRAEGLTYSVFMNKLAGKNIDLNRKVLADLAMNEPETFKALVASVK comes from the coding sequence ATGCCTCGTTCAGTTAACGCCGTAGCTTCAAGAGCCCGGAGAAAAAGGATCTTAAAGCAAGCCAAAGGCTTTTACGGTAAAAGGAAAAATGTTTACACCGTAGCGAAGAACGTCCTCGAGAAAGGACTCACCTATAGCTACGTAGGTCGTAAATTAAAGAAAAGAAACTATCGTCAGCTGTGGATCGCCCGTATCAACGCTGCGGTAAGAGCAGAAGGTCTGACCTACTCTGTGTTCATGAACAAATTAGCTGGTAAGAACATCGATCTGAACAGAAAGGTGCTTGCTGACCTGGCCATGAACGAACCAGAAACCTTTAAAGCACTGGTTGCTTCCGTAAAGTAA
- a CDS encoding electron transfer flavoprotein subunit beta/FixA family protein, whose amino-acid sequence MKILVCISKTPDTTAKIAFTDNNTKFNEAGVQFIINPYDEWYALVRALELKETIGADVHLITVGGADCDAIIRKALALGGDEAFRINADSADSYYIAAQIAAHAKEKQYDIIFTGKETIDYNGSGIGGMVAELLDLPYVSIAAKFELNGTVATINREIEGGEEICEVSLPVVVSCQKGMAEARIPNMRGIMAARTKPLAVVEPVATDTLTSVVSFELPPAKAGVKLINPDNVGELVKLLHEEAKVI is encoded by the coding sequence ATGAAGATTTTAGTTTGTATCAGTAAAACTCCGGACACGACTGCAAAAATAGCTTTCACGGACAATAACACGAAATTCAATGAGGCTGGTGTCCAGTTTATTATTAACCCCTATGATGAATGGTACGCACTGGTAAGAGCGCTGGAGCTGAAGGAAACGATTGGTGCCGATGTTCATCTGATCACCGTAGGCGGAGCTGACTGCGATGCTATCATCCGGAAAGCGCTGGCACTGGGCGGTGACGAGGCGTTCCGTATCAATGCTGACAGTGCGGACAGTTATTACATCGCTGCACAGATTGCGGCACATGCAAAAGAAAAACAATATGACATTATATTCACCGGTAAAGAGACCATCGACTATAACGGTTCCGGTATAGGCGGTATGGTAGCCGAACTGCTGGACCTGCCCTACGTGTCTATCGCAGCTAAGTTTGAGCTGAACGGCACGGTGGCTACTATCAACCGGGAGATCGAAGGCGGCGAAGAGATCTGTGAAGTATCCCTGCCGGTAGTCGTTTCCTGTCAGAAAGGAATGGCAGAAGCCCGTATCCCGAATATGCGCGGTATTATGGCGGCACGTACCAAGCCGTTGGCCGTAGTAGAGCCTGTTGCCACCGATACGCTGACCAGCGTGGTGAGCTTTGAGCTGCCGCCGGCCAAAGCGGGCGTGAAGCTGATCAACCCCGACAATGTAGGGGAACTGGTAAAATTGCTGCATGAAGAAGCCAAAGTGATCTAA
- the ispE gene encoding 4-(cytidine 5'-diphospho)-2-C-methyl-D-erythritol kinase: MIVFPNCKINLGLHIIGKRSDGFHDLETVFFPLPVTDALEVIAPGSLQFTSSGIPVPGDAADNLCLRAFHLLQQDFPQLQPVNIHLHKHIPIGAGLGGGSADAAFMLQLLNKKFQLELTQAQLINYAAVLGSDCPFFILNQPCYATGRGEIMEPLSLDLSGYSFLLVHPGIHVNTGWAFRQITPQAPARALKEMIQSPVTAWRQVISNDFEAPVFAAHPELAAIKAAMYEGGAVYATMSGSGSAVVGLFPKNKIADIRWDASYLVFKVN; encoded by the coding sequence ATGATCGTCTTTCCCAACTGTAAAATAAACCTGGGCCTTCATATCATCGGCAAGCGGTCAGACGGCTTCCATGACCTGGAGACCGTTTTCTTTCCCCTGCCCGTGACAGATGCGCTGGAAGTAATTGCCCCCGGCAGCCTGCAGTTCACCAGCAGCGGCATTCCCGTCCCCGGCGATGCGGCGGACAACCTGTGCCTCCGGGCTTTTCACCTGTTGCAACAGGACTTTCCCCAATTACAGCCGGTCAACATCCACCTGCATAAACATATTCCTATTGGCGCCGGCCTTGGTGGCGGCTCCGCTGATGCTGCCTTTATGCTGCAGTTGCTCAATAAGAAATTTCAGCTGGAACTCACGCAGGCGCAGCTGATCAACTATGCAGCTGTGCTGGGCAGCGATTGCCCTTTCTTTATACTGAATCAGCCTTGTTACGCTACCGGCCGCGGAGAGATCATGGAACCGCTGTCACTGGACCTTTCGGGCTACTCTTTTTTACTGGTGCACCCGGGCATTCATGTCAATACCGGTTGGGCTTTCCGTCAAATCACGCCACAGGCGCCGGCCCGGGCGTTAAAAGAAATGATACAGTCGCCGGTGACCGCCTGGCGGCAGGTCATCAGCAACGATTTTGAAGCGCCGGTATTTGCAGCGCATCCGGAACTGGCAGCGATAAAAGCGGCGATGTATGAAGGCGGGGCGGTATATGCCACGATGAGCGGCAGCGGGTCGGCCGTGGTGGGCCTCTTCCCTAAAAATAAAATAGCTGACATCCGGTGGGATGCCAGCTACCTGGTATTTAAAGTTAATTAG
- the tilS gene encoding tRNA lysidine(34) synthetase TilS has translation MPQHLLTNFLAHIAGQRLFDPAQRILLAVSGGVDSVVMAHLFRQAGLQAGMAHCNFQLRGEESVRDEQFVQQLAAALDLPLYTTRFDTNAYTARHNVSIQVAARDLRYQWLEEVRQREGYSYIATAHHMQDSVETALMNFCKGTGIAGLHGILPKQERIIRPLLFADKDILIAYAALHRIDFVEDSSNITDKYTRNFFRHQVIPRMQEVYPAAVKNMDNSIQRMREAEILYQESVARHRKRLLFQKDNTFMIPVLKLLKTVPLQTVAWELLKDFGCSVAQLQQVLQLLHSESGRYVETSTHRIIRNRSWLLITPVAQTDASIHVLDGTPAHVTYDNGQLHVRQQERGQASIPTAPETAWLDAAKVSFPLILRKWKQGDYFYPLGMPKKKKISRFLIDQKLSLPDKEKVWVIESAKRIIWVVGMRIDDRVKITTGTENIIAIELKTRD, from the coding sequence ATGCCGCAACATTTACTGACTAATTTTTTGGCCCACATCGCCGGGCAACGTTTGTTTGACCCCGCCCAGCGCATCCTGCTGGCGGTAAGCGGCGGGGTAGACTCCGTAGTGATGGCCCATCTGTTCAGGCAGGCGGGACTGCAAGCGGGTATGGCCCATTGTAACTTCCAGCTGAGGGGAGAAGAGTCGGTGCGCGACGAGCAGTTTGTGCAGCAACTGGCTGCTGCCCTGGACCTTCCCCTGTACACCACCCGTTTTGATACCAACGCTTACACTGCAAGACATAACGTCAGCATACAGGTCGCCGCCCGGGACCTGCGCTACCAGTGGCTGGAGGAGGTCCGCCAACGGGAAGGCTACAGTTACATCGCCACGGCCCACCATATGCAGGACAGCGTGGAAACCGCACTCATGAATTTCTGCAAGGGCACCGGTATTGCCGGCCTGCACGGTATCCTGCCCAAACAGGAACGGATTATCCGCCCGCTGCTGTTTGCCGATAAAGACATCCTGATTGCTTATGCCGCCCTGCACCGCATCGATTTTGTGGAAGACAGTTCCAATATAACGGATAAGTATACACGTAATTTTTTCCGCCACCAGGTTATTCCCCGTATGCAGGAAGTGTATCCCGCTGCGGTGAAGAACATGGACAATTCCATCCAGCGGATGCGCGAGGCGGAAATACTTTACCAGGAATCCGTAGCGCGTCACCGTAAGCGCCTGCTTTTTCAGAAAGACAACACCTTTATGATCCCTGTGCTGAAGCTGCTAAAGACAGTACCGCTGCAGACGGTAGCCTGGGAACTGCTGAAAGACTTCGGTTGTTCTGTAGCGCAACTGCAACAGGTGCTGCAACTGCTCCACAGTGAATCCGGACGGTATGTGGAAACGTCCACGCACCGCATCATCCGCAACCGCAGCTGGTTGCTCATTACGCCGGTAGCACAAACGGATGCTTCCATTCATGTGCTGGACGGCACTCCCGCCCACGTCACCTACGATAACGGACAACTGCACGTCCGTCAGCAGGAGCGGGGACAGGCAAGCATTCCTACGGCGCCGGAAACAGCCTGGCTGGACGCTGCCAAAGTAAGCTTCCCGCTGATTTTGCGTAAATGGAAACAGGGGGATTATTTTTATCCGCTCGGAATGCCTAAAAAGAAAAAGATCAGCCGCTTCCTGATAGATCAGAAACTGTCGCTGCCTGACAAGGAAAAAGTGTGGGTGATAGAGTCTGCCAAAAGAATCATCTGGGTGGTAGGCATGCGTATCGACGATCGCGTCAAGATCACCACAGGAACGGAAAACATCATTGCCATAGAATTAAAAACCCGGGACTAG
- the rpmI gene encoding 50S ribosomal protein L35: protein MPKVRTHSRAKKTFKVGGNGQIKRFKAFKSHLLTKKATKRKRSLRGSTLVHEANLNLVKRMLGLR from the coding sequence ATGCCCAAAGTAAGAACACATTCCCGGGCCAAGAAGACCTTCAAGGTTGGCGGGAACGGACAGATTAAGCGGTTTAAAGCCTTCAAAAGCCACTTACTGACTAAGAAAGCTACTAAAAGAAAACGTAGCCTGAGAGGAAGTACACTGGTTCACGAAGCGAATCTTAACCTGGTTAAGAGAATGCTCGGCCTCCGCTAG
- a CDS encoding bifunctional nuclease family protein, whose translation MRKIELEIVALSHSITQTHSYAVVLGEVNGLRRLPIVIGGFEAQAIAVALEKMQPSRPLTHDLMKNFMTAFNIELHEVVISNLQEGIFYSKLICSSNDETIEIDSRTSDALALAVRFGCPIYTFENILNSAGILLDDPAGKKSAKPVTPTISEHERGAEDDLKALSLDELTQLLQEVLEQEDYIRAIAIRDEINSRKSK comes from the coding sequence ATGAGAAAAATAGAACTGGAAATAGTTGCTTTATCGCACAGCATTACGCAGACTCATTCATATGCCGTGGTATTGGGAGAGGTAAATGGGTTACGCCGTTTACCCATCGTGATCGGGGGCTTTGAGGCGCAAGCGATCGCCGTAGCGTTAGAAAAAATGCAACCCAGCCGCCCCCTCACACATGACCTGATGAAAAACTTCATGACCGCTTTTAACATAGAGCTCCATGAGGTGGTCATCAGTAATCTCCAGGAGGGCATCTTTTACTCCAAACTTATCTGTTCCAGCAACGACGAAACCATTGAGATAGACTCCCGCACTTCCGATGCCCTTGCATTGGCCGTTCGTTTCGGTTGTCCGATCTACACTTTCGAAAATATCCTCAACAGCGCCGGTATCCTGCTGGATGATCCGGCAGGTAAAAAAAGCGCCAAGCCTGTTACGCCCACGATTTCCGAACACGAGAGAGGCGCCGAGGACGATCTCAAGGCCTTGAGCCTGGACGAGCTTACACAACTCCTACAGGAAGTGCTGGAACAGGAAGATTATATCCGCGCCATCGCTATTCGCGATGAAATCAACAGCAGAAAAAGTAAATAA
- a CDS encoding SDR family NAD(P)-dependent oxidoreductase: MPLLTGKVAVVTGASSGIGRAIAVLYAGEGATVVLASRNEDNGRVVAGEILAAGGDAVFIKTDVSNERDCERLIKETVRLYGRLDIACNNAGTMGPAKPVGRLSADDWRHVMDVNLHGVFYCMHYEINSMLPHNSGVIINIGSIASQVGFKNLGAYAAAKHGLLGLTKTAALEYAENGIRINAIGPGTIDTPMARSYTSPDKYAQFRKVYPVKRYGLPEEVAGLALWLASDYASFVTGAFIPVDGGYTAQ; the protein is encoded by the coding sequence ATGCCATTACTTACCGGAAAAGTAGCCGTTGTAACAGGCGCCAGCAGCGGAATCGGAAGGGCCATCGCTGTTTTATACGCCGGCGAAGGCGCTACGGTGGTGCTGGCATCAAGGAATGAAGACAACGGGAGGGTAGTAGCCGGTGAGATCCTTGCGGCGGGCGGGGACGCCGTATTTATAAAAACAGATGTAAGCAACGAAAGAGACTGCGAAAGGCTGATCAAAGAAACCGTTCGTCTTTACGGGCGACTGGATATCGCCTGTAACAACGCCGGTACTATGGGACCTGCAAAACCCGTGGGCCGTTTATCTGCTGATGATTGGAGGCATGTTATGGATGTTAACCTGCACGGCGTGTTTTACTGTATGCATTACGAAATCAACAGCATGTTGCCTCATAACAGCGGGGTGATTATCAATATTGGCTCTATCGCTTCCCAGGTAGGGTTTAAAAACCTGGGCGCCTATGCGGCAGCGAAACACGGCCTGCTGGGACTCACCAAAACTGCTGCATTAGAGTACGCCGAAAATGGTATCCGCATCAACGCTATAGGACCGGGCACCATTGATACGCCTATGGCGCGGTCCTATACGAGCCCGGACAAATATGCGCAGTTCCGGAAAGTCTATCCGGTGAAACGGTATGGACTGCCCGAAGAAGTTGCGGGGCTGGCATTGTGGTTAGCCTCGGACTATGCATCCTTTGTTACAGGGGCGTTTATCCCGGTGGACGGTGGCTACACGGCGCAATAG
- a CDS encoding class I lanthipeptide, whose product MKKKKVNLSKLTLNKEVIGNLSQEKITGGISSPRLTCLRTCLQTCLDSCFCTEISQFQNSCETGCNTTVICP is encoded by the coding sequence ATGAAAAAGAAAAAAGTGAATCTTTCCAAACTCACCCTGAACAAAGAAGTAATCGGTAATTTATCCCAGGAAAAGATAACCGGCGGTATCTCTTCTCCGCGGCTTACCTGTCTGCGTACTTGTCTGCAAACCTGCCTGGACAGTTGCTTTTGCACTGAGATTTCCCAGTTTCAGAATTCCTGTGAGACAGGCTGCAACACTACGGTGATATGCCCCTGA
- a CDS encoding ATP-binding cassette domain-containing protein: MIPEFIEIRGARENNLKNVDLRLPKRKITIFTGVSGSGKSSIVFDTIATEAQRQLYENFSMFIRSLLPKFPQPDADSIDRLSMAIVVDQKRLGGGSHSTMGTITDISPVLRVLFSRIGKPYVGYANAFSFNDPQGMCPQCGGRGRKLGFDASKFIDRSKSLKEGAIQAPGLATWEKDMYAHSGFFDVDKKLADYSEEEMELLLYSQPRKFKLRLGEGNMNATYMGVIEKFERAYIRRDIKTLSDRTQKMIRPYLQEGPCPSCKGARLNEAALSCRIKGYNIAELSAMEAGELITFLKEIDDAVAAPMVRTLTERLQHLVDMGLEYLTLNRETDTLSGGESQRVKMVKHLSSSLTDVLYIFDEPSVGLHPRDVYRLNGLLQKLRDKGNTVIVVEHDPDVIRIADHIVDVGPHAGTQGGRIMYEGELEGLLHSDTLTGKYLKHSLPLKTACRSPRGQFPITNANANNLHNVSVNIPEGVLTVVTGVAGSGKSSLIHHAFLSTYPQAVVIDQSPVGTSTRSNPATYTGTMDLIRKAFATANKVDASLFSFNSKGACENCQGSGVIYTDLAFLEGVKTPCEVCEGKRYKEEVLAYHFNGKSISDVLAMTVSEARSFFTAKDICRKLDSMIEVGLEYLTLGQPLSTLSGGECQRIKLASELHKKGSIYVMDEPTTGLHLSDVGRLVQLIDGLVEKGNTVVVIEHNLEVIKQADWIIDMGPEGGHKGGKVLFEGTPEALTARPDSYTGVHLRGSVLS, from the coding sequence ATGATACCAGAATTTATTGAAATCCGCGGGGCCAGGGAGAACAACCTGAAAAATGTTGACCTGCGCCTTCCTAAACGAAAGATCACCATCTTTACAGGTGTATCGGGGTCCGGTAAATCTTCGATAGTGTTTGACACTATTGCCACGGAAGCCCAACGCCAGCTGTACGAGAATTTCAGTATGTTCATCCGTTCGCTGTTGCCTAAATTCCCCCAGCCGGACGCTGATTCTATTGACAGGCTGAGCATGGCCATTGTGGTAGATCAGAAGCGCCTGGGCGGAGGATCTCATTCTACCATGGGTACCATCACGGATATATCTCCTGTATTGCGGGTACTTTTCTCCCGCATCGGCAAACCGTATGTTGGTTATGCCAACGCTTTTTCTTTCAACGATCCCCAGGGCATGTGTCCGCAATGCGGTGGCAGGGGACGCAAACTCGGATTCGATGCTTCGAAATTCATAGATCGCAGCAAATCACTGAAAGAAGGCGCCATACAGGCACCCGGACTGGCAACCTGGGAGAAAGACATGTACGCGCACAGCGGCTTTTTCGATGTGGACAAAAAGCTGGCGGACTATTCCGAAGAAGAAATGGAGCTGCTGCTGTACAGCCAGCCCCGGAAGTTCAAACTCCGTCTCGGCGAAGGGAACATGAATGCCACCTATATGGGGGTGATAGAAAAGTTCGAAAGGGCCTATATCCGCCGTGACATTAAAACACTGTCCGACCGGACACAGAAAATGATCCGGCCTTATCTGCAGGAAGGCCCCTGCCCTTCCTGCAAAGGCGCCCGCCTCAATGAGGCCGCATTGTCGTGCAGGATCAAAGGATATAATATCGCTGAACTTTCTGCGATGGAGGCAGGTGAACTGATTACCTTTCTAAAGGAAATTGACGACGCGGTGGCAGCACCGATGGTCCGGACGCTGACAGAACGGTTACAACACCTGGTGGACATGGGATTGGAATACCTGACGCTGAACAGGGAGACAGATACGCTCTCCGGCGGAGAATCGCAAAGGGTGAAGATGGTAAAACATCTCAGCAGCAGTCTCACTGACGTGCTGTATATCTTTGATGAGCCCAGCGTAGGACTGCATCCGAGAGATGTATACCGGCTGAATGGACTGCTCCAAAAGCTCCGTGATAAAGGTAATACCGTGATTGTGGTGGAACATGATCCCGATGTGATCCGCATCGCTGATCATATTGTAGACGTGGGTCCCCATGCAGGCACCCAGGGCGGGCGGATCATGTACGAAGGCGAACTGGAGGGGTTACTGCATTCCGATACGCTGACCGGAAAATATCTGAAGCACAGCCTCCCGCTGAAAACGGCATGCCGGTCGCCAAGAGGCCAGTTTCCAATTACTAACGCCAACGCCAACAATCTTCATAACGTCAGCGTCAATATACCCGAAGGCGTATTGACAGTAGTGACAGGCGTTGCCGGCTCAGGCAAAAGCTCGCTTATCCATCATGCGTTTCTGAGTACTTATCCGCAGGCGGTAGTGATTGACCAATCGCCCGTAGGTACGTCTACCAGGTCCAATCCGGCTACCTATACCGGTACCATGGATTTGATCCGGAAAGCATTTGCCACCGCCAACAAGGTCGATGCCTCCCTGTTCTCCTTTAATTCCAAAGGAGCCTGCGAAAACTGCCAGGGAAGCGGCGTAATCTATACAGACCTGGCTTTCCTGGAAGGTGTGAAAACACCGTGCGAGGTCTGTGAAGGCAAACGTTACAAAGAAGAAGTACTGGCCTACCATTTCAATGGAAAATCCATCTCCGACGTACTGGCCATGACGGTCAGTGAAGCCCGGAGCTTTTTTACTGCCAAAGACATTTGCCGCAAACTGGATAGTATGATCGAAGTAGGCCTGGAATACCTGACGCTCGGCCAGCCGCTAAGTACTTTGTCCGGCGGAGAATGCCAGCGGATCAAACTCGCCAGCGAACTGCATAAAAAAGGCAGTATATATGTAATGGATGAACCTACCACCGGTCTGCATCTTTCGGATGTGGGAAGGCTGGTGCAGCTGATAGACGGACTGGTAGAAAAAGGCAATACCGTTGTGGTGATAGAACACAACCTGGAGGTGATCAAACAGGCCGACTGGATCATCGACATGGGCCCTGAAGGCGGGCATAAAGGCGGGAAAGTTTTATTTGAAGGCACGCCGGAAGCCCTGACAGCACGGCCGGATTCCTACACAGGTGTGCATTTGCGCGGATCAGTGCTGTCGTAA
- a CDS encoding rhomboid family intramembrane serine protease: MSVSIIIIIVTCLISYTALNNYDQLDKLTMQPYMVKNRNEYYRFITSGFVHADYTHLIFNMLTLFFFGPYVEDVFRALFGFKLMYPLYYLLGIIVSDIPSFLKHRNNSYYASLGASGAISAVLFTFIMVEPWAQIGVFFFIKMPAVLYGVLFLALSAYLSRKGGGNINHDAHFWGAVFGLVFPLIFHPELGARFIDLLLHRP, from the coding sequence ATGTCCGTCAGTATTATTATTATCATTGTTACCTGCCTGATTTCCTACACCGCATTGAACAATTATGACCAGCTGGATAAGCTGACGATGCAACCATACATGGTAAAAAACCGTAACGAGTATTACCGGTTTATTACCTCCGGGTTCGTACATGCCGATTATACGCACCTGATTTTCAATATGCTGACCCTCTTTTTCTTTGGGCCTTATGTGGAAGATGTTTTCAGGGCTTTGTTTGGCTTTAAGCTGATGTATCCGTTGTATTATTTGTTGGGCATTATCGTATCCGATATTCCTTCTTTTCTCAAACACCGCAACAACTCCTACTATGCTTCGCTGGGCGCTTCAGGAGCTATTTCCGCGGTGCTTTTCACCTTTATCATGGTAGAGCCGTGGGCGCAGATCGGCGTATTCTTTTTCATTAAGATGCCGGCTGTTCTTTACGGGGTGCTGTTCCTGGCCCTTTCCGCATACCTTTCCAGGAAAGGGGGCGGCAACATCAACCATGACGCGCACTTCTGGGGAGCTGTTTTCGGCCTTGTGTTTCCGCTGATTTTCCACCCGGAGCTGGGCGCCCGCTTCATAGACCTCCTGCTGCACCGGCCGTAA